The following coding sequences lie in one Bacteroidota bacterium genomic window:
- a CDS encoding peptidoglycan synthetase, translated as MRVHFIAIGGSAMHNLAIALHLKGFKVSGSDDEIFEPASSRLRAHRLLPAQLGWFPEKIVAELDAVILGMHARADNPELLRAQELGLTIYSFPEYLYQQSLDKTRVVVAGSHGKTTITAMILHALKAAGMDADFMVGASIPGFDVMVRLSEDARWMVLEGDEYLSSAIDRVPKFWHYHPHIAVLSGIGWDHVNVFPTYEIYLEQFREFIRRIPTDGVLIYNQLDEEVHKLALEARCRTIPYTLPPYATGSDGMRIIDAQGHAWPFRLIGLHNLSNLMAAREVCRLAGLSDEAFFAAMSGFSGAARRLELIHDSSQLTVYRDFAHAPSKLKASIEALRLQYPHRRLVICFELHTYSSLSADFMPNYHGSLNPADAAAIFYDPHAVALKRLELVSPDYIHQSFGLPSASVLNDAEALKSWLIAQYSPGCVIGLMSSGSFNKLDVNALIAELEK; from the coding sequence ATGAGGGTTCATTTTATTGCGATAGGCGGCAGCGCCATGCACAATCTGGCCATTGCCCTGCATCTGAAAGGGTTCAAGGTTTCAGGATCGGACGATGAGATTTTCGAGCCGGCAAGCTCAAGGCTTCGTGCTCACAGGTTGCTGCCTGCACAGCTTGGCTGGTTTCCCGAAAAAATAGTGGCTGAGCTCGATGCGGTCATCCTTGGCATGCATGCCCGGGCCGACAACCCCGAGTTGCTTCGGGCACAGGAGCTTGGACTCACGATTTATTCCTTTCCGGAATACCTATACCAGCAATCGCTCGACAAGACCAGAGTCGTCGTTGCCGGCAGCCATGGCAAAACTACCATCACTGCCATGATTCTTCATGCACTCAAGGCGGCCGGGATGGATGCCGACTTTATGGTGGGAGCTTCCATTCCGGGTTTTGATGTCATGGTCAGGCTCTCGGAGGATGCCCGTTGGATGGTGCTCGAGGGCGACGAATACCTGAGTTCGGCCATCGACAGGGTGCCAAAGTTCTGGCACTACCATCCACATATTGCTGTGCTCAGCGGTATCGGCTGGGACCATGTGAATGTTTTTCCAACCTACGAAATTTATCTGGAACAGTTTCGTGAGTTTATCCGGCGTATTCCGACGGATGGTGTCCTGATTTACAATCAGCTCGACGAGGAGGTACATAAACTTGCCCTCGAAGCCAGATGCCGGACCATTCCTTATACGCTTCCACCCTACGCAACGGGCAGCGATGGCATGCGGATCATTGACGCGCAAGGACATGCATGGCCTTTCCGACTTATTGGTTTGCACAACCTGTCGAATCTGATGGCAGCACGTGAGGTTTGCCGCCTGGCAGGCCTGAGCGACGAGGCCTTCTTTGCAGCCATGTCGGGCTTTAGCGGGGCGGCAAGGCGGCTTGAGTTGATTCACGACAGTTCGCAACTGACGGTGTACCGCGATTTTGCCCACGCGCCATCCAAGCTTAAGGCCAGCATCGAGGCGCTAAGGTTGCAGTATCCCCATCGTCGGCTGGTGATCTGTTTCGAACTGCATACCTACAGCAGCCTGTCGGCAGATTTCATGCCCAACTATCATGGAAGCCTCAACCCTGCCGATGCAGCCGCCATCTTTTACGACCCGCACGCCGTAGCACTAAAACGACTCGAACTGGTCAGCCCCGACTACATCCACCAGAGTTTTGGATTGCCTTCGGCTTCCGTCCTGAACGATGCTGAAGCGCTCAAAAGCTGGCTCATTGCACAGTATTCACCCGGCTGTGTGATTGGTCTGATGAGTTCAGGAAGCTTTAACAAGCTGGATGTGAATGCGTTGATTGCAGAGCTCGAAAAATAA
- a CDS encoding T9SS type A sorting domain-containing protein has translation MKNSLLKALSALTILVMLGLSGFVKAQPFVTVEQPNLSGIVWDIGSTRLISWNTNFTQPVKIDLVDYSTLTPTVTPIVASTANSTYAWYIDPLTFTTGTQYKVRVTSTINPAYTDESDNYFSLVTSLPGTSITIEQPSLPGIQIVKGTDYLISWNPVGVFSNVNIDLVDVLNSTTTSIATNVENSTYVWSVSTLLTAHNQYKIKVSSVSDPSIFDLSDNNFELLDYPAGTITVLQPDAAGIKWVRGSQYLVSWIDNIPDPVDIDLIRNTNFWIASDNTGGGSFNTGSNTGCNFNPWTVTKVNVPGGFAIGNKGNPAAAGITGMDANAYRIVAYSDPGNDGNFVHADRTFGPYATPDGFMFSFTWGFNLGSGNATTGEKGFIVYTGGIGGTALFTVVNDKNSSTIEINGSPMFSNAGLAAMTINFDYDAVAGTVRVFGTGRDGVEPYDQTFPVSGAPDAIRFFNKGQENDGTTVDDHALYFDNFFIRTKRLTVGTNVGGSTWTWTVPTCIQTGNNYKIEVLGNGRTLADASDNGFQISATHGGTYITVLQPNDPGITWLRGSSYLISWIDDVVEPVRIRLINSGGTVVATLANNVTGSTWVWNIPAGQALGQYRIRVDAAGIQDESDNLFTIADHLPGGTIEVQQPNVAGIKWIRGNSYLISWYPDGVFGPFNIELWKGGVFHANLVTNVSGSTWVWSIPALTYPTGTDYRIRVTANGGAVADMSNNDFELADTPGGTIQVLQPNGGETLYRGVGFWIAWIDDIPENVNVDLMEYDNTNTLQATHPIFGNVTGSAYPWTVPMATPTGNYFKVRVSSVVSPAIFDESDGYFTITDLPLTFGLQPNPARDFATISLNEGFSGQVQVQVSNRMNLIVLDRTFNLNDSHELRLALDGLRSGIYFVTITSNGQRMTQKLIIQK, from the coding sequence ATGAAAAATTCTCTACTCAAAGCCCTTTCAGCGCTGACCATCCTGGTCATGCTCGGTCTGTCTGGTTTCGTAAAGGCACAGCCGTTCGTAACCGTTGAGCAGCCCAACCTCAGTGGTATTGTGTGGGATATCGGCTCAACGAGGCTGATCTCCTGGAACACAAATTTCACCCAACCGGTGAAGATTGATCTTGTTGATTATTCCACCCTTACACCAACTGTAACACCAATTGTGGCATCAACAGCCAATTCGACATACGCATGGTATATTGATCCACTCACCTTTACAACCGGCACACAATACAAAGTGCGCGTCACAAGTACCATTAACCCTGCTTACACTGATGAAAGTGATAATTACTTTTCACTTGTTACCTCATTACCAGGCACTTCCATTACGATTGAACAGCCCTCACTACCCGGAATCCAGATCGTTAAAGGTACTGATTACCTGATCAGCTGGAATCCGGTGGGCGTATTCAGCAATGTAAATATCGACCTGGTTGATGTCCTGAACTCCACCACCACATCTATAGCCACCAACGTAGAGAACTCTACCTATGTCTGGAGTGTAAGCACCTTGTTGACGGCCCACAACCAATATAAGATTAAGGTATCGAGTGTGAGCGATCCTTCAATATTCGATCTGAGCGACAACAACTTTGAGCTTCTTGATTACCCTGCAGGGACAATCACCGTTTTGCAGCCTGATGCTGCCGGAATCAAGTGGGTAAGGGGCTCACAATACCTTGTTTCCTGGATTGACAACATTCCGGATCCCGTGGACATCGACCTGATCCGAAACACCAATTTCTGGATTGCAAGTGATAACACTGGTGGCGGATCTTTCAACACTGGCAGCAATACGGGTTGCAACTTTAATCCCTGGACTGTAACAAAGGTTAACGTGCCTGGTGGATTTGCCATTGGAAACAAGGGCAATCCTGCTGCAGCCGGAATTACAGGAATGGATGCCAACGCATACAGAATTGTTGCCTATTCCGACCCGGGAAATGATGGCAACTTCGTACATGCCGACCGTACTTTTGGTCCCTATGCCACACCTGATGGATTCATGTTTTCGTTCACATGGGGTTTCAACCTCGGTAGCGGCAATGCCACAACCGGTGAAAAAGGATTTATTGTTTACACCGGCGGAATCGGAGGAACTGCGCTATTCACTGTAGTCAATGATAAGAACAGCAGCACAATTGAAATTAACGGCAGCCCAATGTTCAGCAATGCAGGCCTTGCTGCAATGACCATCAATTTCGATTATGATGCTGTTGCCGGCACGGTAAGAGTTTTCGGAACAGGTCGCGATGGTGTCGAACCTTATGATCAGACTTTCCCTGTAAGCGGTGCTCCGGATGCAATCAGGTTCTTCAACAAAGGACAGGAGAATGATGGCACAACGGTTGACGATCATGCCTTGTATTTTGATAACTTCTTTATTCGTACCAAACGCCTGACTGTTGGCACCAATGTGGGTGGCTCCACCTGGACATGGACTGTGCCAACCTGTATTCAGACTGGCAACAACTACAAGATCGAAGTACTGGGCAATGGCCGTACCCTTGCCGATGCCAGCGACAATGGATTCCAGATTTCTGCCACACATGGAGGCACCTACATCACTGTGCTTCAGCCAAACGACCCTGGTATTACCTGGTTACGCGGCAGCTCTTACCTGATTAGCTGGATTGACGATGTTGTTGAGCCAGTGCGCATTCGCCTGATAAATTCAGGTGGCACGGTGGTGGCAACCCTTGCAAACAATGTAACCGGTTCCACATGGGTATGGAATATCCCTGCCGGACAGGCGCTGGGACAGTACCGCATCAGAGTGGATGCTGCAGGAATTCAGGATGAAAGTGACAACCTGTTTACAATCGCCGATCACTTGCCGGGCGGTACCATTGAGGTTCAGCAACCAAATGTAGCCGGAATCAAATGGATTCGTGGCAACAGCTACCTGATTTCATGGTATCCGGATGGCGTGTTTGGCCCCTTCAACATCGAACTTTGGAAAGGCGGTGTATTCCACGCAAATCTGGTTACCAATGTAAGCGGATCAACCTGGGTTTGGAGCATTCCAGCGCTCACCTACCCAACGGGTACAGATTACCGGATTCGCGTTACTGCCAATGGTGGCGCTGTAGCCGACATGAGTAATAACGACTTTGAGCTTGCCGACACTCCCGGAGGCACCATCCAGGTGCTGCAGCCCAATGGCGGTGAAACCCTTTACAGAGGTGTCGGATTCTGGATTGCATGGATTGACGACATTCCGGAAAACGTGAATGTTGACCTGATGGAATATGACAACACCAACACACTCCAGGCCACTCACCCCATTTTCGGCAACGTAACAGGTTCGGCCTACCCCTGGACAGTTCCGATGGCCACGCCTACGGGCAACTATTTCAAGGTGAGGGTATCCAGTGTAGTCAGTCCGGCAATTTTCGACGAAAGCGACGGCTACTTCACCATTACCGATTTGCCCCTCACTTTTGGTTTGCAGCCGAATCCGGCAAGAGATTTCGCCACCATCAGCCTGAACGAAGGATTCAGCGGTCAGGTGCAGGTACAGGTTTCGAACAGGATGAATCTGATTGTGCTCGATCGCACTTTCAACCTGAACGACTCGCATGAACTTCGCCTCGCCCTCGATGGCCTCAGGAGCGGCATCTATTTTGTGACCATCACATCCAACGGTCAACGCATGACCCAGAAGCTGATCATTCAGAAATAA
- a CDS encoding DUF4293 domain-containing protein: MIQRIQTVYLLLSGMASALLFFFPIAWYYGELHTLTFYIHLIKDHVPSAEPLFAKGFLTVPVIFTIALIVMPVVLIFGYRNLEQQLRLTRIHMMFLLVFIALLFFYYTEAIATKVNASAEFSFGIFLPLIALIFNYLTQRGIIRDIRLIRSVDRIR, translated from the coding sequence ATGATTCAGCGCATTCAAACTGTTTATTTGCTTCTGTCGGGCATGGCATCTGCTCTTTTGTTTTTTTTCCCGATTGCATGGTACTATGGCGAGCTGCATACACTTACCTTCTACATCCACCTGATCAAAGATCATGTGCCCTCGGCTGAGCCTCTGTTCGCCAAGGGTTTCCTCACAGTACCGGTTATTTTTACCATTGCGCTCATTGTGATGCCGGTTGTTCTGATCTTCGGATATCGCAACCTCGAACAGCAACTCAGGCTCACACGGATTCACATGATGTTTCTCCTGGTTTTTATTGCCCTGCTCTTCTTTTATTACACCGAAGCCATCGCAACAAAGGTGAATGCTTCTGCCGAATTTTCGTTCGGGATTTTTCTTCCACTTATTGCTCTGATTTTCAATTATCTGACACAAAGAGGAATTATCCGGGATATCCGTTTGATCCGCTCAGTCGACCGCATTCGCTAA
- a CDS encoding metallophosphoesterase family protein — protein MKRIGILSDTHGFLHPAAAGFFAGCDEIWHAGDIGSEDIIMRLRQIKPLRAVYGNIDDHHVRMHLPEIQVFEIEGLKVVMLHIAGRPGKYSAKASQAVKAHKPGLLVAGHSHILQVKYDEKAGLLFINPGAAGIQGFHQKITMVRLSVAHSMVKDLEIWESDRSSALANAVD, from the coding sequence ATGAAACGCATAGGCATCCTTTCGGACACCCACGGATTTCTTCATCCCGCAGCTGCGGGATTTTTCGCCGGATGCGACGAGATCTGGCACGCGGGCGACATTGGATCGGAAGATATCATCATGAGGCTCAGGCAGATAAAGCCACTACGGGCCGTGTATGGCAACATAGACGACCACCATGTCAGGATGCATCTACCTGAAATACAAGTATTTGAGATAGAAGGCCTGAAAGTGGTCATGCTGCACATCGCCGGACGGCCAGGAAAGTACAGCGCCAAAGCCTCACAGGCGGTCAAGGCACACAAGCCCGGATTGCTTGTGGCAGGCCACAGCCATATCCTGCAGGTGAAATACGATGAAAAAGCCGGACTGTTGTTCATCAATCCAGGTGCAGCCGGAATACAAGGCTTTCACCAAAAAATCACCATGGTTCGCCTTTCGGTAGCCCACTCCATGGTGAAAGACCTGGAGATCTGGGAATCGGACAGAAGCAGCGCTTTAGCGAATGCGGTCGACTGA
- the yajC gene encoding preprotein translocase subunit YajC: MNIISILLFAPPAEGQSGGGLISFLPLILIMVVFYFFFIRPQMKKAKEQKQFRESLKKGDKVITIGGIHGKVTGVQEQTLRLEIANNVEIEIEKSAVVSDPTQVGTAAR; this comes from the coding sequence ATGAACATCATCAGCATTTTACTCTTTGCACCGCCTGCCGAAGGGCAATCCGGAGGAGGTTTGATTTCTTTTCTGCCGCTCATCCTCATCATGGTTGTATTCTACTTCTTTTTCATCCGCCCACAGATGAAGAAGGCCAAAGAGCAGAAACAATTCCGTGAATCGCTCAAAAAAGGCGACAAAGTGATCACCATTGGCGGCATCCATGGCAAAGTAACAGGCGTTCAGGAACAAACCCTGCGTCTGGAGATTGCTAACAATGTGGAAATAGAAATCGAAAAAAGCGCAGTGGTCTCCGACCCAACACAGGTGGGCACCGCCGCCAGGTAA
- a CDS encoding DUF3078 domain-containing protein has protein sequence MKKTILFLIPAIIAANSLLAKQDTLSHWKTAGKVGFNFSQSHLSNWAAGGQSSLNTLMLFRYDFNYAKGAMKFDNNIDMNLGYSLIGKLKPIKTDDKFEFNSSYGRKATEKLFYTGALSFRSQLRDGFNYAKDSTNPISRPFAPAYITLGAGGDWKPVDYFSVTWLPVTGRLTIVADDSLSNAGAFGVEAGKKLRTELGSKATVRFKKEIFQNVTLTSKLELFSDYLKNPQNVDVDFQNLLVMKVNSWMNANISAHLIYDDDIKITDKNGKRGPRTQFKEVLSIGLSYAF, from the coding sequence ATGAAAAAAACAATCCTTTTTCTAATCCCGGCTATTATTGCCGCTAACAGCCTTTTGGCCAAACAAGACACACTTTCGCACTGGAAAACAGCCGGAAAGGTGGGATTTAATTTTTCCCAAAGTCATTTGTCGAACTGGGCTGCCGGCGGGCAGAGCTCACTGAACACCCTGATGTTGTTCAGGTACGATTTCAATTATGCCAAAGGAGCGATGAAGTTCGACAACAACATTGACATGAATCTCGGTTACAGTTTAATCGGTAAGCTGAAGCCCATAAAAACCGATGATAAGTTTGAGTTCAACTCGTCGTATGGTCGGAAAGCCACCGAGAAGCTTTTTTACACCGGGGCCCTTTCGTTTCGCTCGCAGTTGCGCGACGGTTTTAATTATGCCAAAGACAGCACCAACCCGATTTCGCGGCCCTTTGCTCCTGCATATATCACCCTGGGTGCAGGTGGCGACTGGAAGCCAGTGGATTATTTCTCGGTTACATGGTTACCTGTTACAGGACGACTGACCATTGTGGCAGACGACTCGCTTTCGAATGCCGGAGCCTTTGGTGTGGAAGCAGGAAAAAAACTGCGCACCGAGCTTGGTTCGAAAGCTACAGTACGGTTTAAAAAGGAAATCTTTCAAAATGTGACCCTCACTTCAAAGCTGGAGCTATTCTCAGACTATCTCAAGAACCCCCAGAATGTGGATGTTGACTTCCAAAATCTGCTGGTGATGAAGGTAAACAGCTGGATGAATGCCAACATCTCCGCACACCTGATTTATGACGACGACATTAAGATTACGGACAAGAACGGTAAACGCGGACCCCGGACACAATTTAAGGAAGTACTAAGCATTGGCTTGAGCTACGCCTTTTAA
- the rplS gene encoding 50S ribosomal protein L19 yields MSKNALIQYVEEQVSVKNFPAFEPGDTITVTYKIVEGNKERLQKFQGVVLQKVGSGPTATFTVRKISNNVGVERIFPVSSPMIEEIELNKKGRVRRARIFYLRALRGKKARIKEARQ; encoded by the coding sequence ATGAGCAAGAACGCCTTAATTCAGTATGTGGAGGAGCAGGTAAGCGTAAAAAACTTTCCGGCATTCGAGCCGGGCGACACCATCACGGTGACCTATAAGATTGTTGAAGGCAATAAAGAACGTCTGCAAAAATTTCAAGGCGTTGTGCTTCAGAAGGTTGGCTCCGGCCCCACTGCAACCTTTACTGTCCGCAAGATTTCGAACAACGTAGGTGTTGAGCGCATCTTCCCGGTTTCGTCACCTATGATCGAAGAGATAGAACTGAACAAGAAAGGTCGCGTGCGCCGTGCACGGATCTTCTATCTGCGTGCACTTCGCGGAAAGAAGGCAAGAATCAAGGAAGCCCGTCAGTAA
- a CDS encoding energy transducer TonB, which produces MAILLAFLILISADNLSAQTSTPASPLSEPAVVKRYFERAMHYPEQALSKGIKGKVTVSLEVLPDGSTRNYHIVKGLDHELDQEALRLAKHILWKPAEFAGTPITSSETLTIDFNPKTYLKNRQKTTARELWPGDDDSIPGVIYSPKQLTEAPQAILPEGFRSLSSYITHLMKYPEMAVRHNISGTVVLAFVVETNGLASNIRVKESVGGGCDQEAIRILEQIAWKAGRRAGESVRSHAELEIVFRLKDSMQRAIPNQRSTGL; this is translated from the coding sequence ATGGCAATCCTGCTTGCGTTTCTGATACTGATTTCGGCAGATAATCTTTCAGCCCAGACCAGCACTCCGGCATCTCCCCTGTCGGAACCAGCGGTTGTGAAACGTTACTTTGAGCGAGCCATGCATTATCCTGAGCAGGCCTTGTCGAAGGGCATTAAAGGCAAGGTGACTGTATCGCTCGAGGTGTTGCCCGATGGCAGTACGCGCAACTACCATATTGTAAAAGGGTTAGATCATGAACTTGACCAGGAGGCGCTCCGGCTGGCAAAGCATATCTTATGGAAGCCTGCTGAGTTTGCAGGCACGCCGATAACATCATCTGAAACATTGACCATAGATTTCAATCCGAAGACCTATCTGAAAAACCGGCAAAAAACAACCGCACGTGAATTGTGGCCTGGTGATGACGATTCCATACCAGGGGTTATTTACAGTCCGAAACAACTCACCGAAGCCCCTCAGGCCATACTTCCCGAGGGTTTCAGAAGCCTGAGTTCATACATCACTCACCTGATGAAATATCCCGAGATGGCAGTCAGGCACAACATTTCCGGTACGGTTGTACTCGCTTTTGTGGTCGAAACCAACGGACTTGCCTCAAACATCAGGGTGAAGGAGAGCGTTGGCGGTGGATGCGACCAGGAAGCCATCCGGATATTGGAACAGATCGCCTGGAAAGCAGGCAGGCGAGCCGGCGAATCCGTTCGTAGCCACGCAGAGCTGGAAATTGTTTTCCGGCTCAAAGACAGCATGCAAAGAGCCATACCCAATCAAAGAAGTACAGGACTTTAA
- the rho gene encoding transcription termination factor Rho: MYDIIELNNKLVGELREIAKSLNIPKFDKLLKQDLIYQILDQQALQPMSKPEAGEEEKKKRGRRARIVTPEQEKQPKENLTAEPVPEAETIAQAPAKVEARQEEPAKGTSEKKIEAPVDGARTESKTDEGQHRPKRPRKVFNTSELMAGRSEKQAVASSSAPSPVEHVQPEPETRPVEQPRQAEKKAFENRPQDFKQQNWKQKQREDFSGRDQGQRENRHQQAEQSSGHESQTAPAQEAQKPHQQQKPEYKFEFDGIVPAEGVLELMPEGYGFLRSSDFNYLNSPDDVYVSQSQIKLFGLKTGDTVRGMIRPPREGEKFFPLVKVDTINGRLPDEIRDRIPFDYLTPLFPNEKFRLTGHQGATLSTRIMDLFAPIGKGQRGLIVAQPKTGKTVLLKEVANAIAKNHPEVYLIILLIDERPEEVTDMARSVNAEVISSTFDEPADKHVKIASIVLEKAKRLVECGHDVVILLDSITRLARAYNTVSPASGKVLSGGVEANALQKPKRFFGAARKIENGGSLTIIATALIDTGSKMDEVIFEEFKGTGNMELQLDRRLANKRIWPAIDIVASSTRREDLLLDKETMQRVWILRNHLSDMTPIEAMEFLRDKMRYTQTNEEFLISMNS, from the coding sequence ATGTACGATATTATCGAGCTTAATAATAAGCTTGTAGGCGAGTTGAGAGAGATTGCCAAGTCGCTCAACATCCCAAAGTTTGATAAGCTGCTCAAGCAGGATCTCATTTATCAGATTCTTGACCAGCAGGCGCTTCAGCCCATGTCAAAGCCAGAAGCTGGCGAAGAAGAAAAGAAAAAACGTGGCAGACGGGCCAGGATCGTAACTCCCGAGCAGGAAAAACAACCAAAAGAAAACCTGACTGCCGAGCCAGTACCCGAAGCTGAAACAATAGCCCAGGCCCCCGCCAAGGTCGAAGCACGTCAAGAAGAACCTGCGAAAGGCACCTCAGAAAAAAAGATTGAAGCCCCGGTAGATGGAGCAAGAACCGAATCAAAAACGGATGAAGGTCAGCACCGTCCAAAAAGGCCGCGTAAGGTTTTCAACACCAGCGAGTTGATGGCCGGACGAAGTGAAAAGCAGGCTGTTGCCTCAAGTTCCGCGCCCTCTCCCGTAGAGCACGTCCAGCCCGAACCTGAAACCAGGCCGGTGGAACAACCTCGTCAGGCTGAAAAGAAAGCTTTCGAGAACAGGCCACAGGATTTTAAGCAGCAAAACTGGAAGCAGAAACAGCGCGAAGATTTTTCCGGCCGGGATCAAGGGCAACGGGAAAACCGGCATCAGCAGGCAGAGCAGTCTTCGGGCCATGAAAGCCAAACTGCTCCTGCTCAGGAAGCTCAGAAACCACATCAGCAGCAAAAGCCAGAATACAAATTTGAGTTTGATGGCATTGTTCCTGCCGAAGGGGTGCTCGAGCTCATGCCAGAGGGATATGGTTTCCTCCGCTCGTCGGATTTCAACTACCTCAACTCACCTGATGATGTGTATGTGTCGCAATCGCAAATCAAGCTGTTCGGGCTGAAGACGGGCGATACCGTGCGTGGCATGATCCGTCCGCCCCGCGAAGGTGAAAAGTTTTTTCCGCTGGTTAAGGTGGACACCATCAACGGAAGATTGCCCGATGAGATTCGCGACCGCATCCCGTTCGACTACCTGACGCCGCTTTTTCCCAACGAAAAATTCCGGCTCACAGGCCATCAGGGTGCGACACTCTCCACACGGATCATGGATCTCTTTGCCCCCATTGGCAAGGGCCAGCGCGGACTGATTGTAGCCCAGCCAAAAACTGGTAAGACCGTTCTGCTCAAGGAGGTGGCCAATGCCATTGCCAAGAACCATCCAGAAGTTTACCTGATCATCCTGCTTATCGACGAGCGCCCTGAAGAAGTTACCGATATGGCCCGCAGTGTAAACGCTGAGGTCATCTCGTCCACCTTTGACGAACCGGCCGACAAGCACGTGAAAATTGCCTCCATTGTCCTGGAAAAGGCAAAGCGTTTGGTGGAGTGCGGACATGATGTGGTCATTCTGCTCGATTCGATTACCCGTCTGGCACGTGCATACAATACCGTTTCTCCGGCCTCGGGCAAGGTGCTCTCGGGCGGTGTGGAAGCCAATGCACTGCAAAAACCAAAGCGTTTCTTCGGTGCAGCGCGTAAAATCGAAAATGGTGGCTCGCTTACCATCATTGCCACTGCCCTGATCGACACCGGCTCGAAAATGGATGAAGTGATCTTTGAAGAGTTTAAGGGAACGGGCAATATGGAGCTGCAGCTCGACAGGCGCCTGGCCAACAAGCGCATCTGGCCTGCCATCGATATTGTGGCTTCAAGCACACGCCGCGAAGACCTGCTCCTCGACAAGGAAACCATGCAGAGAGTCTGGATCCTGCGCAACCACCTCTCGGATATGACGCCCATCGAAGCCATGGAGTTCCTGCGCGACAAGATGCGCTATACCCAAACCAACGAGGAGTTCCTGATTTCGATGAACAGCTAA
- a CDS encoding T9SS type A sorting domain-containing protein — MTIYVSQLFNNSWQNSEQYFYTYDVLGFPETVIRQVWQGSTWQNSLRRSYSNNNYGTAQLAVFEIWQQGTWVSQNMFTKAIDDYGNVTSSNAYTWNNSWQQNQDNQLEVNYNYGLKTLRFQGYRAEAGFTSMLVGVREKPGTASTKVYPNPANGKLFIINTLLSSDPLDIHIFATDGRKVTELRQPAEPFITLDLEKSGLREGSYIMKISSPEGTSTHRITYLK, encoded by the coding sequence TTGACCATCTACGTAAGCCAACTTTTCAACAACAGTTGGCAAAACAGCGAACAGTACTTCTACACCTACGATGTGCTGGGCTTTCCGGAAACTGTGATTCGCCAGGTATGGCAAGGCAGCACATGGCAAAACAGCCTGAGGCGTTCATATAGCAACAACAATTACGGAACTGCACAGCTTGCTGTTTTTGAAATCTGGCAGCAGGGAACCTGGGTAAGCCAGAATATGTTTACCAAAGCCATTGATGATTACGGCAATGTGACCTCATCAAACGCCTATACCTGGAACAACAGCTGGCAACAGAATCAGGACAACCAACTGGAGGTTAATTACAACTACGGCCTGAAGACGCTCAGATTTCAGGGATACCGGGCAGAGGCCGGATTTACAAGCATGCTGGTGGGCGTTCGTGAAAAACCAGGAACGGCTTCCACCAAGGTTTATCCGAATCCCGCCAACGGCAAACTTTTCATAATTAACACTTTATTATCATCAGATCCACTGGATATCCATATTTTTGCCACTGATGGTAGAAAAGTGACCGAACTCAGACAACCAGCCGAACCTTTTATCACGCTTGATCTCGAAAAATCTGGCCTGAGAGAAGGTTCCTACATTATGAAAATCTCATCGCCTGAAGGTACATCAACCCATCGGATAACATATCTCAAATGA
- a CDS encoding dephospho-CoA kinase, giving the protein MKVGVTGGMGSGKTRVCQAFSALGVPVFHADEEAKKLYEEDEIKTWLSAHISEKIFDHQGQVDRQKLAAIIFSDPLKIKLLEEKIHPIVASRFGHWYQAHRSQPYVLYEAAILFETGRYKQLDYTILVTAPKDVRIERIKLRDGHSTAEIEARMQRQWEDEKKIPLADFIINNIDWPDTLREVERIHQILIQKASKNDFPDFGKSL; this is encoded by the coding sequence ATGAAAGTTGGGGTAACCGGAGGTATGGGCAGCGGAAAAACAAGGGTTTGTCAGGCTTTTTCAGCCCTGGGCGTGCCTGTTTTTCATGCCGATGAGGAAGCCAAAAAATTGTATGAGGAAGACGAGATCAAAACCTGGCTCAGCGCGCACATCTCTGAAAAAATCTTTGACCACCAGGGTCAGGTGGACAGGCAGAAACTTGCTGCAATAATTTTCTCCGACCCATTGAAAATCAAGTTGCTGGAAGAAAAAATCCATCCGATAGTTGCCTCCCGTTTCGGGCACTGGTATCAGGCGCACCGTTCGCAACCTTATGTGTTGTATGAGGCTGCCATACTTTTCGAAACCGGAAGGTACAAGCAACTTGACTATACGATTCTGGTTACCGCCCCAAAGGATGTGCGCATTGAACGCATTAAACTTCGCGACGGACATTCGACAGCAGAAATAGAAGCCCGTATGCAACGACAGTGGGAGGATGAAAAGAAAATTCCATTGGCCGATTTCATAATCAACAACATTGACTGGCCCGACACATTGCGCGAAGTGGAACGCATTCACCAGATTTTAATACAAAAAGCAAGCAAAAATGATTTTCCAGATTTCGGAAAGTCTCTATGA